The following are from one region of the Silene latifolia isolate original U9 population chromosome 9, ASM4854445v1, whole genome shotgun sequence genome:
- the LOC141602717 gene encoding protein LIGHT-DEPENDENT SHORT HYPOCOTYLS 10-like — protein MEGSSSSSSPHHHQYEQSYASPTQSSSATPSRYESQKRRDWNTFGQYLKNQHPPVPLSHCTTNHVLTFLRYLDQFGKTKVHLHGCMFYGQPEPPAPCACPLRQAWGSLDALIGRLRAAYEENGGSPETNPFAGTAIRVYLREVRECQAKARGIPYKKKKKGTGGRGGANGDSGGGSGSSGGASGSSGGGGGGGGGGGDIYYDGSIPHGSSMMMRFS, from the coding sequence ATGGAAggatcatcgtcatcatcgtcgCCACATCATCACCAATACGAACAATCATACGCATCTCCGACACAGTCATCATCAGCAACACCAAGCAGGTATGAATCCCAAAAGAGAAGGGATTGGAACACATTTGGACAATACCTAAAAAACCAACACCCACCAGTACCACTATCTCATTGCACAACAAATCATGTATTGACCTTCCTACGTTACTTAGACCAGTTTGGGAAGACCAAAGTGCACCTACATGGGTGCATGTTCTATGGACAGCCTGAGCCACCTGCACCATGTGCTTGTCCTCTTAGGCAGGCTTGGGGTAGCCTTGATGCTCTCATTGGCCGTCTTCGGGCTGCCTATGAGGAGAATGGTGGGTCCCCTGAGACTAACCCTTTTGCTGGGACCGCCATTCGGGTTTACTTGAGAGAGGTTAGGGAGTGCCAGGCTAAGGCTAGGGGAATTCCTtataagaagaaaaagaaaggtaCTGGTGGTCGAGGTGGTGCCAATGGTGATAGCGGTGGCGGTAGCGGTAGCAGTGGTGGTGCTAGTGgaagtagtggtggtggtggtggtggtggtggtggtggtggtgacatTTATTATGATGGTTCTATTCCTCATGGATCTTCTATGATGATGAGGTTTTCTTAG